Proteins encoded by one window of Streptomyces sp. LX-29:
- a CDS encoding ATP-binding protein, translating to MSTTRPYPPGELGPEPDGAAASATPPATPTGQVRRLRLTEASGAVPRARDFTRQALRDWGWLPAATADQRAAAEDVLLVVSELVTNACLHADGPEELRVSHHGKVLRLEVVDLGSGTPAPRTPHRAGRPGGHGMFIVQRLCLDWGVVRNAGEAGKTVWAELAGPS from the coding sequence ATGAGCACCACCCGGCCGTACCCACCGGGCGAACTCGGCCCGGAGCCGGACGGCGCGGCCGCTTCGGCCACCCCACCAGCCACCCCCACCGGACAGGTCCGCCGGTTGCGGCTGACCGAGGCCAGCGGCGCGGTGCCCCGCGCCCGCGACTTCACGCGGCAGGCGCTGCGCGACTGGGGCTGGCTGCCCGCCGCCACCGCCGATCAGCGGGCGGCCGCCGAGGACGTCCTGCTGGTGGTCTCGGAGCTGGTCACCAACGCCTGCCTGCACGCGGACGGTCCCGAGGAGCTGCGCGTCAGCCACCACGGCAAGGTGCTCCGCCTGGAGGTCGTGGACCTCGGCTCCGGCACCCCCGCGCCCCGCACCCCGCACCGCGCGGGCCGCCCCGGCGGGCACGGCATGTTCATCGTGCAGCGGCTGTGCCTGGACTGGGGCGTCGTCCGGAACGCCGGCGAGGCCGGAAAGACGGTCTGGGCGGAGCTGGCCGGGCCGTCCTAG
- a CDS encoding acyl carrier protein, which translates to MSTPLTLDRLRQIMRATLGSAADGLDLDGEILDTPFADLEVDSLAVLEIVTQIQDEYRMRIPDDAVDTMKTPRAVLDYVNEHVEVG; encoded by the coding sequence ATGAGTACCCCGCTCACCCTCGACCGACTGCGTCAGATCATGCGCGCCACCCTCGGCAGCGCCGCCGACGGCCTCGACCTGGACGGCGAGATCCTGGACACGCCCTTCGCCGACCTGGAGGTCGACTCGCTCGCCGTGCTGGAGATCGTCACCCAGATCCAGGACGAGTACCGGATGCGCATCCCGGACGACGCCGTCGACACCATGAAGACGCCCCGCGCGGTGCTCGACTACGTCAACGAGCACGTCGAGGTGGGCTGA
- a CDS encoding antibiotic biosynthesis monooxygenase, protein MSGTGSTRVVIYYRVPEGSADALISGYHASSAALKGTSGLLGNELLRNAHDPRRYAVLSEWEDLAAFQTWEAAKDHRGQTAPVREFVDPDPRPFAVYEVVASYSA, encoded by the coding sequence ATGAGTGGCACCGGCAGCACCCGCGTCGTCATCTACTACCGGGTGCCTGAGGGCTCCGCCGACGCCCTGATCAGCGGTTATCACGCGTCGAGCGCCGCGCTGAAGGGCACGTCCGGGCTGCTCGGCAACGAGCTGCTGCGCAACGCCCACGACCCCCGGCGGTACGCGGTGCTGAGCGAGTGGGAGGACCTGGCCGCCTTCCAGACCTGGGAGGCGGCCAAGGACCACCGGGGGCAGACCGCGCCGGTGCGCGAGTTCGTCGACCCCGATCCGCGTCCCTTCGCCGTGTACGAAGTGGTCGCCTCCTATTCCGCGTAA
- a CDS encoding RNA polymerase sigma factor SigF, translating into MSPHLDESRTHSPRETAPSTASPEAAVTLITHTPPAPVPSEAASPDLDLDLPEIPPYDEVGPVDARALSKTLFARLETLEEGTHEYAYVRNTLVELNLALVKFAASRFRSRSEPMEDIVQVGTIGLIKAIDRFELSRSVEFPTFAMPTIIGEIKRFFRDTSWSVRVPRRLQELRLDLAKAGDELAQTLDRAPTVSELAERLGIAEDEVVEGMAASNAYTASSLDAQPEEDETEGALADRIGYEDHGLEGIEYVESLKPLIADLAPRDRKILSLRFVANMTQSEIGEELGISQMHVSRLLSRTLVRLRKGLLVEE; encoded by the coding sequence ATGTCACCCCACCTCGACGAGTCGCGGACCCATTCCCCCCGGGAGACCGCACCGTCGACCGCCTCACCCGAGGCTGCTGTAACCCTCATCACTCACACACCGCCCGCTCCGGTCCCGTCCGAGGCCGCCTCGCCGGACCTCGACCTGGACCTGCCGGAGATCCCGCCCTACGACGAGGTGGGGCCGGTGGACGCGCGGGCCCTGTCCAAGACCCTCTTCGCCCGTCTGGAGACGCTGGAGGAGGGGACGCACGAATACGCGTACGTCCGCAACACGCTGGTCGAACTCAACCTGGCGCTGGTCAAGTTCGCCGCCTCCCGGTTCCGCTCCCGCAGTGAACCCATGGAGGACATCGTCCAGGTCGGCACCATCGGCCTGATCAAGGCGATCGACCGCTTCGAGCTCAGCCGGAGTGTGGAGTTCCCCACCTTCGCCATGCCGACCATCATCGGCGAGATCAAGCGGTTCTTCCGGGACACCAGTTGGTCCGTGCGGGTGCCCAGGAGGCTCCAGGAACTGCGGCTGGACCTGGCCAAGGCCGGCGACGAGCTGGCGCAGACCCTGGACCGCGCACCGACCGTGAGCGAACTGGCCGAACGGCTCGGCATCGCCGAGGACGAGGTCGTCGAGGGCATGGCCGCGAGCAACGCGTACACCGCGAGCTCGCTGGACGCCCAGCCGGAGGAGGACGAGACCGAGGGCGCGCTGGCCGACCGCATCGGCTACGAGGACCACGGCCTGGAGGGCATCGAGTACGTCGAGTCCCTCAAGCCGCTCATCGCCGATCTGGCGCCGCGCGACCGGAAGATCCTCTCGCTGCGGTTCGTGGCGAACATGACCCAGTCCGAGATCGGTGAGGAGTTGGGCATCTCCCAGATGCACGTCTCCCGGCTCCTGTCCCGCACCCTGGTGCGGCTCCGCAAGGGGCTGTTGGTCGAGGAGTAG
- a CDS encoding RNA polymerase sigma factor, which produces MADSAWPSEPLIVAAQRGDVDSIAALVSGSHPNVQRFARSLCATREDAEDAAQEALIILYRKIGMLRASGALASWMFRIVRNECLRRARAMVRDDSPVPDTAVDSAEDEALRRLDAGRVAAAVAALPPDQRRVLIMRDIQGHSGRAVADALGLSTAAMKSRLHRARAAVRHTLHATPDSAPGGDDDRNEG; this is translated from the coding sequence GTGGCTGACTCGGCCTGGCCCAGCGAACCGCTGATCGTCGCCGCGCAGCGCGGTGATGTCGATTCGATCGCCGCGTTGGTCTCGGGCTCACACCCGAACGTTCAGCGTTTCGCCCGCTCCCTCTGCGCGACCCGGGAGGACGCCGAGGACGCGGCGCAGGAAGCCCTGATCATCCTGTACCGCAAGATCGGGATGCTGCGGGCCTCCGGCGCACTGGCGTCGTGGATGTTCCGCATCGTCCGCAACGAGTGTCTACGGCGCGCACGGGCGATGGTGCGGGACGACTCACCGGTGCCGGACACCGCCGTGGACTCGGCCGAGGACGAGGCACTGCGCCGCCTGGACGCGGGCAGGGTGGCGGCGGCGGTCGCGGCCCTGCCGCCCGACCAGCGGCGGGTGCTGATCATGCGAGACATCCAGGGCCACAGCGGACGGGCGGTCGCCGACGCGCTGGGCCTCAGTACGGCGGCGATGAAATCGCGTCTCCACCGAGCCCGCGCGGCGGTTCGACACACGCTTCACGCCACACCCGACTCAGCTCCTGGAGGGGACGATGACCGGAACGAAGGCTGA
- a CDS encoding DUF397 domain-containing protein, with amino-acid sequence MTTTPDLSGAIWVKSSYSQGNGGQCVEWAPEFAATGAVPVRDSKNPDGPALVFATPAWKAFVTALAEGERFGPCHHA; translated from the coding sequence ATGACCACCACCCCAGACCTCTCCGGCGCGATATGGGTGAAGTCCAGCTACAGCCAGGGCAACGGCGGGCAGTGCGTCGAATGGGCCCCCGAGTTCGCAGCTACCGGCGCCGTCCCCGTCCGGGACAGCAAGAACCCTGACGGCCCCGCCCTCGTCTTCGCCACCCCCGCCTGGAAGGCGTTCGTCACCGCCCTCGCCGAAGGCGAGCGCTTCGGCCCCTGCCATCATGCCTAA
- a CDS encoding DUF397 domain-containing protein, with protein sequence MANTPDLSSTKWVKSSYSNGGGNCLEWAPEFAATGAVPVRDSKNPDGPALVFATPAWKAFVTAVAKGAPLA encoded by the coding sequence ATGGCCAACACGCCAGACCTCTCCAGCACGAAATGGGTGAAGTCCAGCTACAGCAACGGCGGTGGCAACTGCCTCGAATGGGCCCCCGAGTTCGCTGCTACCGGCGCCGTCCCCGTCCGGGACAGCAAGAACCCTGACGGCCCCGCCCTCGTCTTCGCCACCCCCGCCTGGAAGGCGTTCGTCACCGCTGTCGCGAAAGGCGCGCCCCTCGCCTGA
- a CDS encoding STAS domain-containing protein — MDRGMVGSTSRGRLQVEVRHHGASAVVTPAGELDHHTADLLREPLEQCVEEGRVRLVVDCSRLEFCDSTGLNVLLGARLKAEAKGGGVHLAGMRPVVARVFEITGADAVFTVHESLDAALTE, encoded by the coding sequence ATGGACCGCGGGATGGTCGGCAGCACTAGCAGGGGCCGGCTCCAGGTCGAGGTTCGGCACCACGGGGCGAGCGCGGTCGTGACACCGGCGGGTGAGCTCGATCACCACACCGCCGACCTGCTGCGGGAGCCGCTGGAGCAGTGCGTGGAGGAGGGGCGCGTACGGCTGGTCGTCGACTGCTCACGCCTCGAGTTCTGCGATTCCACCGGCCTCAACGTGCTGCTCGGGGCCCGGCTGAAGGCCGAGGCCAAGGGTGGCGGCGTGCATCTCGCCGGAATGCGCCCCGTCGTCGCCAGGGTGTTCGAGATCACGGGCGCGGACGCCGTCTTTACCGTCCATGAATCTCTGGACGCGGCGCTCACCGAATGA
- a CDS encoding antibiotic biosynthesis monooxygenase: MLLRAEIVAGLEVDFEQVWSGIGAAVTEHPDNLGQWLMRSRDEPGVYFIISDWTNEERFRAFERSAAHIEHRRKLHPFRTGGSMTVMDVAAALPKPVTEESS; encoded by the coding sequence GTGCTGCTCCGCGCGGAGATCGTGGCCGGCCTGGAGGTCGACTTCGAACAGGTCTGGAGCGGGATCGGCGCGGCCGTCACCGAACATCCGGACAACCTCGGACAGTGGTTGATGCGCAGCCGCGACGAGCCGGGCGTCTACTTCATCATCAGCGATTGGACCAACGAGGAGCGCTTCCGCGCCTTCGAGCGGAGCGCGGCGCACATCGAGCACCGCCGCAAGCTCCACCCGTTCCGCACCGGCGGCTCGATGACCGTCATGGACGTCGCCGCCGCCCTGCCCAAGCCCGTAACGGAGGAGTCGTCATGA
- a CDS encoding BTAD domain-containing putative transcriptional regulator, producing the protein MQTHEFVDELWGSRPPVTALATLQSYIYKVRKQVLGEEGRAALHTKPNGYLLTVPDADLDLRCFEELAARGRTELDAGDARRASRSLGEALALWRGGPLAGVESGALLSAQVARLQESRLRTLELRIQADFTLGRHHELISELKTLCAAHPFNEGLHAKLMIALYRSGRRYEALELYQTFRRGLVDELGLEPSPHLGRLQNAVLSGAQTLREDDAGEPPVAVVVSDGPAPAEGGDPWPDAPGGEPAHEEPAPEGYEATPSPAQLPPDIGDFTGRAELLHQWERRFARSREDSCPLPVLWLSGPPGVGKTTLAVHLAHRLRHAFPDGQLYADLRGRSADPPRPREILASFLSAVGSTRHPRPSDDPDEWGKAFRTWCADRSLLLVLDDAADAAQVRPLLPGGGRCAALVTGAGHGLPGAERVLLGPLPPHEGADLLGRIIGTRRTEREPAAVEEIVRLCGGLPLVLRAVGIRLAALPSWPLLKLAHRLADARRRLDEVSLPGMDLRPAYAAGFGRLRERERIAILLLGAVGPEEFTSDDAARLLGHDGAGVEGVLAPLVEQHLLQVRGGDGWTIRYSVPELVRAYIRERLVGD; encoded by the coding sequence GTGCAAACCCATGAATTCGTGGACGAACTCTGGGGATCACGTCCGCCGGTGACCGCGCTGGCGACCCTCCAGTCCTACATCTACAAAGTCCGTAAACAGGTGCTCGGCGAAGAGGGGCGCGCCGCCCTGCACACCAAGCCCAACGGCTATCTGCTGACCGTCCCCGACGCCGATCTCGACCTGCGCTGCTTCGAGGAGCTCGCCGCCCGCGGCAGGACCGAGCTGGACGCCGGGGACGCCCGCCGCGCCAGCCGCTCCCTCGGCGAGGCGCTGGCCCTGTGGCGCGGCGGCCCGCTGGCCGGGGTGGAGTCCGGCGCCCTGCTGAGCGCCCAGGTCGCCCGGCTCCAAGAGAGCCGGCTGCGCACCCTGGAGCTGCGCATCCAGGCCGACTTCACGCTCGGCCGCCACCACGAGCTGATCAGCGAGCTCAAGACGCTCTGCGCGGCACACCCGTTCAACGAGGGCCTGCACGCCAAGCTGATGATCGCGCTGTACCGCTCCGGGCGGCGGTACGAGGCGCTGGAGCTCTACCAGACCTTCCGCCGCGGCCTCGTGGACGAGCTGGGCCTGGAGCCCTCGCCGCACCTGGGGCGGCTGCAGAACGCGGTGCTGTCCGGCGCGCAGACGCTGCGCGAGGACGACGCGGGGGAGCCGCCCGTGGCGGTCGTCGTGTCCGACGGGCCCGCCCCCGCGGAGGGCGGCGACCCGTGGCCCGACGCCCCCGGTGGAGAACCGGCCCACGAGGAGCCCGCGCCCGAGGGCTACGAGGCGACCCCCAGCCCCGCCCAGCTACCGCCCGACATCGGCGACTTCACCGGCCGCGCGGAGCTGCTGCACCAGTGGGAACGGCGCTTCGCGCGGAGTCGCGAGGACTCCTGTCCGCTGCCGGTGCTGTGGCTCAGCGGCCCGCCGGGCGTCGGCAAGACCACCCTGGCCGTGCACCTCGCCCACCGGCTGCGGCACGCCTTCCCGGACGGCCAGCTCTACGCCGACCTGCGCGGCCGCAGCGCCGACCCGCCACGCCCGCGGGAGATCCTGGCGAGCTTCCTGAGCGCGGTCGGCTCCACCCGTCACCCCCGCCCTTCGGACGACCCGGACGAGTGGGGCAAGGCGTTCCGCACCTGGTGCGCGGACCGCTCGCTGCTCCTCGTCCTCGACGACGCCGCGGACGCCGCCCAGGTCCGCCCGCTGCTGCCGGGCGGCGGCCGCTGCGCCGCGCTGGTCACCGGCGCCGGCCACGGGCTGCCCGGCGCCGAGCGGGTGCTGCTGGGCCCGCTGCCCCCGCACGAGGGCGCCGATCTGCTCGGCAGGATCATCGGCACCCGGCGCACCGAGCGGGAGCCCGCGGCCGTCGAGGAGATCGTCAGACTCTGCGGCGGCCTCCCCCTGGTGCTCCGCGCGGTCGGCATCCGCCTGGCCGCCCTGCCCAGTTGGCCCCTCCTCAAGCTCGCCCACCGCCTCGCCGACGCCCGCCGTCGCCTGGACGAGGTCAGCCTCCCCGGCATGGACCTCCGCCCCGCCTACGCGGCCGGCTTCGGCCGCCTCCGCGAGCGCGAGCGCATCGCCATCCTGCTGCTCGGCGCCGTCGGCCCCGAGGAGTTCACCTCCGACGACGCGGCCCGACTCCTCGGCCACGACGGCGCGGGCGTCGAGGGCGTGCTCGCCCCGCTGGTGGAGCAGCACCTGCTCCAGGTCCGCGGCGGGGACGGCTGGACGATCCGCTACTCGGTCCCGGAGCTGGTCCGGGCCTATATCCGGGAGCGGTTGGTGGGGGACTAG
- a CDS encoding LPXTG cell wall anchor domain-containing protein, whose amino-acid sequence MSHSPHRALAAAVAGAAVLLTAPAAHAATVDVDYQCKTPIGNKGAVSPIDIKSTPSGAGYRLTMSFQKGVSSSPVELGKGAMNPSALIRLGGAESGTITVTGPANDQSIPANTPIKISTLTGTYTPKKTGKVTFTASTLTIKALGTTTTCEPGNRPKPSLTLEVTAKDGSGGTGGSGGSGGSGGSADQAGSGGSQRTPDRLPQTGPADSMIALGTLGGTVLLGGVAGALWLTRRRRPAAR is encoded by the coding sequence GTGTCCCACTCCCCACACCGTGCGCTGGCCGCGGCGGTGGCCGGCGCGGCGGTGCTCCTCACCGCCCCGGCCGCGCACGCCGCCACCGTGGACGTCGACTACCAGTGCAAGACGCCGATCGGCAACAAGGGCGCGGTCTCGCCCATCGACATCAAGAGCACGCCCAGCGGCGCCGGATACCGGCTGACCATGTCCTTCCAGAAGGGCGTCTCCTCCAGCCCGGTCGAGCTGGGCAAGGGGGCGATGAACCCGAGTGCGCTCATCAGGCTGGGCGGCGCGGAGAGCGGCACGATCACGGTCACCGGACCCGCCAACGACCAGTCGATCCCCGCCAACACCCCTATCAAGATCAGCACCTTGACGGGGACCTACACCCCGAAGAAGACCGGGAAGGTCACCTTCACCGCGTCCACCCTCACCATCAAGGCGCTGGGCACCACGACCACCTGCGAGCCCGGAAACCGCCCCAAGCCGTCGCTGACGCTGGAGGTCACGGCCAAGGACGGCTCCGGCGGGACGGGGGGCTCCGGCGGTTCGGGGGGCTCGGGCGGCTCCGCCGACCAGGCCGGCTCCGGCGGCTCCCAGCGCACCCCGGACCGGCTGCCCCAGACCGGGCCGGCCGACTCGATGATCGCACTCGGCACGCTCGGCGGCACGGTCCTGCTCGGCGGGGTGGCGGGGGCGCTCTGGCTGACCCGGCGCCGCCGGCCGGCCGCGCGCTGA
- a CDS encoding beta-ketoacyl-ACP synthase 3 yields MSQLTRPAGPRGSRIRGVGAYRPARTVGNAPIAERIGVSEEWIASRSGILARRFAGPDEPLPAMATAAAEKALAAAGIEADRVDAVMVATISHLTQMPALAVDVAHRLGALRAAAFDVSAACAGFCHALALADTTVRAGDAEHVLVIGADRMTDVVDQDDPATAFLFADGAGAVVVSAVEDGTTGIGPAVWGADGSRQEAITMTGHWVPELRREDAALPWPYLAMTGWKVFRWATETLGDVGRTAVSRAGLTVAELAAFIPHQANLLITEALAKDLDLPGSTAIARDIADSGNTSAASIPLAMERLLATGAARSGDPALLIGFGSGLVYAAQVVELP; encoded by the coding sequence ATGTCCCAGCTGACGCGACCGGCGGGCCCGCGCGGCAGCCGTATCCGCGGCGTGGGGGCCTACCGCCCCGCCCGCACGGTCGGCAACGCGCCGATCGCGGAGCGGATCGGCGTCTCGGAGGAGTGGATCGCCAGCCGCTCCGGCATCCTCGCCCGGCGCTTCGCCGGGCCGGACGAGCCGCTCCCCGCGATGGCGACGGCCGCCGCCGAGAAGGCGCTGGCAGCCGCCGGGATCGAGGCCGACCGGGTGGACGCGGTGATGGTGGCGACGATCAGTCATCTGACCCAGATGCCGGCGCTCGCGGTCGACGTGGCACACCGGCTCGGCGCCCTACGGGCGGCCGCCTTCGACGTCTCGGCGGCCTGTGCCGGCTTCTGCCACGCGCTGGCGCTCGCCGACACCACCGTCCGCGCGGGCGACGCCGAACACGTGCTGGTGATCGGCGCGGACCGGATGACCGACGTCGTCGACCAGGACGACCCGGCCACCGCGTTCCTCTTCGCGGACGGCGCCGGGGCGGTCGTGGTCAGCGCGGTGGAGGACGGCACGACAGGGATCGGGCCGGCGGTGTGGGGCGCGGACGGCAGCCGGCAGGAGGCCATCACCATGACCGGCCACTGGGTGCCGGAGCTGCGCCGCGAGGACGCCGCGCTCCCCTGGCCGTACCTGGCCATGACCGGCTGGAAGGTCTTCCGCTGGGCCACCGAGACCCTCGGCGACGTGGGCCGCACGGCGGTCTCCCGCGCCGGGCTCACCGTGGCGGAGCTGGCGGCCTTCATCCCGCACCAGGCCAACCTGCTGATCACCGAGGCCCTCGCCAAGGACCTCGACCTGCCCGGCTCCACCGCGATCGCCCGCGACATCGCGGACAGCGGCAACACCTCCGCCGCCTCCATCCCGCTGGCCATGGAGCGGCTGTTGGCCACCGGCGCCGCCCGCTCCGGCGACCCGGCGCTGCTCATCGGCTTCGGCTCGGGGCTGGTCTACGCGGCCCAGGTGGTGGAGCTGCCCTGA
- a CDS encoding DUF397 domain-containing protein — protein MPKRIIPDAATLVGWRKSSYSSSEPDNCVEVLDSYPTGVPIRDSKNPDGPALVFATPAWKAFLAAIAEREPLDA, from the coding sequence ATGCCTAAGCGCATCATTCCGGACGCCGCCACGCTCGTCGGCTGGCGCAAGTCGTCCTACAGCAGCTCCGAGCCGGACAACTGCGTAGAGGTGTTGGACAGTTACCCGACTGGAGTCCCTATTCGTGACAGCAAGAACCCCGACGGCCCAGCCCTAGTCTTCGCCACACCGGCATGGAAGGCGTTCCTCGCCGCCATCGCGGAACGCGAACCTCTCGACGCCTGA
- a CDS encoding SDR family NAD(P)-dependent oxidoreductase, whose product MDLDLTGKHVLITGGSRGIGRALALAFAHAGAQVLACHRDPSPQADRLAAELKEAPGEHLLVQADVTDPAQVDRLLGQARERFGGLDVVVHNAGVISHVPFAELKAEEWHRILDTSLTAAYLLVRGALPLLGAGASVITVGSRAARAGIPLRAHYTAAKAGLEGLTRSLAKELGPRGIRVNVIAPGVIDSDDTKALPAERRAELTARYSAMTALGRLGRPDEIAGAALFLASGLSSYLTGQTICVDGGI is encoded by the coding sequence ATGGACCTCGACCTCACCGGCAAGCACGTCCTGATCACCGGGGGCAGCCGTGGCATCGGCCGCGCCCTGGCCCTGGCCTTCGCCCACGCGGGGGCGCAGGTGCTCGCCTGCCACCGCGACCCGAGCCCGCAGGCGGACCGCCTGGCCGCGGAGCTGAAGGAAGCCCCCGGAGAGCATCTGCTGGTCCAGGCCGACGTCACCGACCCGGCCCAGGTGGACCGGCTGCTCGGCCAGGCACGCGAGCGCTTCGGCGGGCTGGACGTGGTGGTGCACAACGCGGGCGTGATCAGCCACGTGCCGTTCGCCGAGCTGAAGGCCGAGGAGTGGCACCGGATCCTCGACACCAGCCTCACCGCCGCCTATCTGCTGGTCCGCGGGGCGCTGCCGCTGCTCGGCGCCGGCGCCTCCGTGATCACCGTCGGCTCGCGGGCCGCGCGTGCCGGGATCCCGTTGCGCGCCCACTACACCGCCGCCAAGGCGGGCCTGGAGGGGCTGACCCGCTCGCTGGCCAAGGAGCTGGGCCCCCGCGGCATCCGGGTCAACGTGATCGCCCCCGGTGTGATCGACAGCGACGACACCAAGGCGCTGCCGGCCGAACGGCGCGCCGAACTCACCGCCCGCTACAGCGCCATGACCGCCCTCGGCCGCCTCGGCCGCCCGGACGAGATCGCCGGCGCGGCGCTCTTCCTCGCCAGCGGCCTGTCGAGCTACCTCACCGGCCAGACGATCTGCGTGGACGGGGGGATCTGA
- a CDS encoding GtrA family protein: MGTAQSHEPATLGAFTAFARFALCGGGVGIASSFAVTALASWIPWALANALITVVSTLLATELHARFTFGAGGRATWRQHAQSAGSAAAGYTVTCAAMLVLHQLVAAPGAMLEQVVYLTASALAGVARFAVLRLVVFARNRTQTAASVRTAAPVYAAVARTSADPAALCRAA; encoded by the coding sequence ATGGGGACAGCACAGAGTCACGAGCCGGCGACGCTCGGCGCCTTCACCGCCTTCGCCCGCTTCGCGCTCTGCGGCGGCGGGGTGGGGATCGCCTCCAGCTTCGCCGTGACGGCCCTCGCCTCCTGGATCCCCTGGGCGCTGGCCAACGCCCTCATCACCGTGGTCTCCACGCTCCTCGCCACCGAGCTGCACGCCCGCTTCACCTTCGGCGCGGGCGGCCGCGCGACCTGGCGCCAGCACGCGCAGTCGGCCGGGTCCGCGGCGGCCGGGTACACGGTGACCTGTGCGGCGATGCTCGTCCTGCACCAACTGGTGGCGGCGCCCGGTGCGATGCTCGAACAGGTCGTCTACCTGACCGCCTCCGCGCTCGCCGGCGTCGCGCGGTTCGCGGTGCTGCGCCTCGTCGTCTTCGCGCGGAACCGCACGCAGACCGCCGCCTCCGTCCGCACCGCCGCTCCCGTGTACGCCGCGGTGGCCCGTACGTCGGCCGACCCCGCGGCACTGTGCCGCGCCGCCTGA